One Aspergillus oryzae RIB40 DNA, chromosome 2 genomic window carries:
- a CDS encoding glycine decarboxylase subunit H (glycine cleavage system H protein (lipoate-binding)), with protein sequence MSAIARSVRPFASRVLSQKLPLAAACRVSPATAFPRGSVRNFSQSPFMELKKYTESHEWIELAADGKTAKVGITEYAAHSLGDVVFVELPEVDAEVSAGEPVGAVESVKSASDVNSPVSGKVINVNSILEDKAKFINESPEGDAWIAEIEVKDASELDNLLDAKAYKETLGDE encoded by the exons ATGTCTGCCATCGCCAGATCCGTCCGCCCCTTCGCCTCTCGCGTGCTTTCCCAGAAGCTCCCTCTGGCCGCCGCATGCAGGGTTTCGCCCGCAACTGCTTTCCCGCGGGGAAGTGTTAGGAACTTCTCCCAAAGCCCATTCA tggagctgaagaagtaCACCGAGTCTCACGAATGGATTGAGTTGGCCGCTGACGGCAAGACTG CCAAGGTCGGAATTACAGAGTACGCTGCCCATTCCTTGGGCGACGTTGTGTTCGTTGAGCTTCCTGAGGTCGACGCCGAGGTCAGCGCCGGGGAACCCGTTGGAGCTGTAGAGTCTGTCAAGTCGGCTTCCGACGTCAACTCTCCTGTCAGCGGTAAGGTGATCAACGTCAACTCAATTCTGGAGGATAAGGCCAAGTTCATCAACGAGAGCCCCGAGGGTGACGCCTGGATCGCTGAGATCGAGGTCAAGGACGCCTCAGAGCTTGACAACCTGCTTGATGCCAAGGCCTACAAGGAAACCCTTGGTGATGAGTAG
- a CDS encoding mitochondrial 37S ribosomal protein bS6m (predicted protein): protein MLYELIAVVRPGSLHEVREIARNAGIQVLRSGGVVRGYTNWGTFRLPKPTTKHQARYTEGHHFIMRFDASGPVQMAVRRTLGLDPRMVRFSVVKLGDKLEDIKDVQGKVEWNNARNISESI, encoded by the exons ATGTTGTACGAGTTAATTGCCGTT GTCCGTCCGGGCAGCCTCCACGAGGTCCGAGA AATCGCCCGTAATGCCGGCATTCAGGTCCTGCGCTCCGGCGGCGTAGTCCGCGGATACACCAACTGGGGCACCTTCCGACTccccaagcccaccacaAAGCACCAGGCCAGATACACGGAAGGTCACCACTTCATTATGCGCTTCGATGCTTCCGGCCCCGTACAGATGGCTGTCCGCAGAACCCTCGGCCTCGATCCCCGGATGGTCCGCTTCTCGGTGGTCAAGCTGGGCGACAAGCTTGAGGACATAAAGGATGTCCAGGGCAAGGTTGAATGGAACAACGCACGCAACATCTCCGAGTCTATCTAA